In Vitis riparia cultivar Riparia Gloire de Montpellier isolate 1030 chromosome 19, EGFV_Vit.rip_1.0, whole genome shotgun sequence, the following proteins share a genomic window:
- the LOC117908263 gene encoding basic proline-rich protein-like, translating into MSSDAPRPGVSPGSPGRTPPTSPPGSAPSPGHPGSAPPPTDPPGSCAAPPSSLGSAPPLGSPDAPPPSGPPGSEPSPSPPGSAPPTDPPGSAAPPPGSPGAPPPTGPPGSEPPPSSPGSAPPPGLPPSPPRTPGAPSSGPLPRSPPRRSAATPASLLLRPHGRPLRFPLRRGRPGPSPLGLPPRQSDTPDAPPPCSPPKSTAPNRGEASSSGTKGGRTSESENRKNPTKGILRVLLCQRRRQLQLFILSTAFGETHKYCKAKGKKFYHTTRPVLSSVILQATTISKYH; encoded by the exons ATGAGCTCCGATGCACCAAGGCCAGGCGTATCACCTGGTAGTCCTGGTCGCACACCGCCAACTAGTCCTCCTGGCAGCGCACCATCACCTGGTCATCCTGGAAGCGCACCACCACCAACTGATCCTCCTGGCAGCTGCGCAGCACCACCTAGTTCCCTTGGAAGCGCACCACCACTCGGTAGTCCTGATGCGCCACCACCAAGTGGTCCTCCTGGCAGTGAGCCATCACCAA GTCCTCCTGGAAGTGCACCACCAACTGATCCTCCTGGCAGCGCAGCACCACCACCTGGCAGTCCCGGTGCGCCACCACCAACCGGTCCTCCTGGCAGTGAACCACCACCTAGTTCCCCTGGCAGCGCACCACCACCTGGTCTTCCTCCTAGCCCACCTCGTACTCCTGGTGCACCATCATCTGGCCCTCTGCCTAGATCACCTCCTCGTCGTAGTGCAGCAACACCTGCTAGTTTACTACTTAGACCACATGGTCGTCCACTTCGTTTTCCACTTAGACGAGGTCGTCCTGGTCCCTCACCACTTGGTCTTCCGCCTAGACAATCCGATACTCCTGATGCACCACCACCATGTTCTCCACCAAAATCAACTGCACCAAACAGGGGGGAAGCATCAAGCTCAGGGACAAAGGGAGGGAGAACCAGTGaatcagaaaatagaaaaaatcccaCTAAAGGAATCCTGCGGGTGCTTCTTTGTCAGCGCCGCCGACAACTTCAGTTATTCATCCTC AGCACCGCATTTGGAGAAACTCACAAGTACTGCAAAGCAAAGGGGAAAAAGTTTTATCACACCACCCGGCCAGTGCTGTCTTCAGTCATTCTACAAGCAACAACCATCAGCAAGTACCACTGA